One stretch of Mastomys coucha isolate ucsf_1 unplaced genomic scaffold, UCSF_Mcou_1 pScaffold12, whole genome shotgun sequence DNA includes these proteins:
- the Bach1 gene encoding transcription regulator protein BACH1 codes for MSVSESAVFAYESSVHSTNVLLSLNDQRKKNVLCDVTVLVEGQRFRAHRSVLAACSSYFHSRIIGQTDAELTITLPEEVTVKGFEPLIQFAYTAKLILSKDNVDEVCRCVEFLSVHNIEESCFQFLKFKFLDSTSEQQECARKKCFSSHCQKADFKFSFSEQKDLEIDEADEFLEKKSVQTLHCDSQRCQGSVKASPPLQDSVSQTCQSMCVDRDGALALPSLCPKYRKFQKAFGTDKIRTLESGIRDIHTASVQPNETSELECLGGAQGCTDLHVILKCEGMKPPMESEDTKCKDPTPQCLAEQAEVTPLPQDSAGPHGLYSLSVLHTYEQSGDVGLAGIESKTVKTEKPLSGPDTQDEKPLENQDLYLKSNMGPKEDSSSLASEDRSSVEREVAEHLAKGFWSDICSTDSPCQMQLSPAVAKDGSEQGYSQRRSECPWLGIRISESPEPGQRTFTTLSSVNCPFISTLSSEGCSSNLEIGNYDYVSEPQQEPCPYACVISLGDDSETDTEGDSESCSAREQDCEVKLPFNAQRIISLSRNDFQSLLKMHKLTPEQLDCIHDIRRRSKNRIAAQRCRKRKLDCIQNLESEIEKLQSEKENLLKERDHILSTLGETKQNLTGLCQQVCKEAALSPEQIQILAKYSASDCPLSFLISEKGKSTPDSELAFTSVFSVSDVPPTAPSSCGRGSSIASQELVQESQPTTTAAPEQATLLEPCRQSAGISDFCQQMSDKCTTDE; via the exons ATGTCTGTGAGTGAGAGTGCAGTGTTTGCCTACGAGTCCTCTGTGCATAGCACCAACGTCTTACTCAGCCTCAATGACCAGCGGAAGAAGAATGTGCTGTGCGATGTCACTGTCTTGGTGGAAGGCCAGCGGTTCCGAGCCCACCGCTCGGTGCTGGCTGCTTGCAGCAGCTACTTCCACTCGAGAATCATAGGCCAGACTGACGCAGAGCTCACCATCACACTGCCTGAAGAG GTAACGGTTAAAGGATTCGAACCTTTAATTCAGTTTGCCTACACTGCCAAACTAATTTTAAGTAAAGACAATGTTGACGAAGTGTGCAGGTGTGTGGAGTTCCTAAGTGTGCACAACATTGAGGAATCCTGCTTTCAGTTTCTCAAGTTTAAGTTTTTGGACTCCACCTCAGAGCAGCAGGAATGTGcaagaaaaaaatgcttctcCTCACACTGTCAGAAAgcagattttaaattttcattttcagaacagAAAGATCTAGAAATTGATGAAGCAGATGAATTCTTGGAAAAGAAAAGTGTTCAGACTCTTCATTGTGACTCCCAAAGGTGTCAGGGCAGTGTAAAAGCATCCCCCCCTCTCCAGGACAGTGTCAGTCAGACGTGCCAGTCCATGTGTGTGGACAGGGATGGAGCCCTGGCATTGCCATCTTTATGCCCCAaatatagaaagttccagaaagcgTTTGGAACCGATAAGATCCGAACTCTAGAATCTGGCATCAGAGATATCCATACTGCCTCTGTTCAACCAAATGAGACATCTGAACTTGAGTGTTTAGGGGGAGCACAGGGCTGTACAGATTtacatgtgattttaaaatgtgaaggaaTGAAGCCACCCATGGAGAGTGAAGACACAAAGTGCAAAGACCCCACCCCTCAGTGTCTTGCAGAGCAGGCCGAAGTGACACCTTTGCCTCAGGATTCTGCAGGGCCTCATGGGCTCTACTCCCTGTCAGTCTTACACACATACGAGCAGTCAGGTGACGTGGGCCTTGCTGGGATAGAGAGTAAAacagtgaaaacagaaaagccTCTGTCAGGTCCAGATACCCAGGATGAGAAGCCATTGGAAAATCAGGATTTATACCTGAAGTCTAACATGGGCCCCAAAGAAGACAGCAGCAGCCTTGCATCCGAGGATCGGAGCAGTGTGGAGCGAGAGGTGGCAGAGCACCTGGCCAAAGGCTTTTGGAGTGACATTTGCAGCACGGACTCGCCTTGCCAAATGCAGTTGTCGCCTGCTGTGGCCAAAGATGGCTCAGAACAGGGCTACTCGCAAAGGCGATCTGAGTGTCCCTGGTTGGGTATCAGGATCAGCGAGAGCCCAGAGCCCGGCCAGCGGACTTTCACAACTCTCAGTTCTGTCAACTGCCCTTTTATCAGTACTCTGAGTTCCGAGGGCTGCTCAAGCAACTTGGAAATTGGAAACTACGATTACGTCTCAGAGCCTCAGCAGGAGCCTTGCCCGTATGCTTGTGTGATTAGCCTGGGAGACGACTCTGAGACAGACACGGAAGGTGACAGCGAGTCCTGTTCTGCTAGGGAGCAGGACTGTGAG GTGAAACTGCCATTCAATGCTCAACGAATAATTTCGCTCTCACGAAATGACTTCCAATCCTTGTTGAAAATGCACAAACTGACCCCAGAGCAGCTGGACTGTATCCATGACATCCGCAGGAGGAGTAAGAACAGAATCGCTGCGCAGCGCTGTCGCAAGAGGAAACTTGACTGTATCCAGAATCTTGAATCGGAAATCGAGAAGCTG CAAAGTGAGAAGGAGAACTTGCTGAAGGAGCGGGATCACATTTTGTCAACACTGGGGGAGACAAAGCAGAACCTTACTGGACTTTGTCAGCAAGTGTGCAAGGAAGCCGCTCTGAGTCCAGAGCAGATCCAGATCCTCGCCAAGTACTCGGCCTCCGACTGCccgctttcttttttaatttctgagaaaggaaaaagtacTCCCGATAGTGAGCTTGCTTTTACATCAGTTTTCAGTGTGTCTGACGTGCCTCCAACTGCACCATCTTCCTGTGGGCGAGGGAGCAGCATAGCCAGCCAGGAGCTTGTGCAGGAGTCCCAGCCAACCACCACCGCCGCCCCAGAGCAGGCCACGCTGTTGGAACCCTGTCGGCAGAGTGCTGGGATCTCAGACTTCTGTCAGCAGATGTCTGACAAGTGTACTACTGACGAGTAA